The Cinclus cinclus chromosome 28, bCinCin1.1, whole genome shotgun sequence DNA window CTGGGCAGCCCAGGATGTTCCCAGCAAGGGCGTGGGGGCTGCGGGCACCCCCGAGGAGGTACCGGCGGGGACCCCCGAGGAGGTACCTGCGGCAGCCCCGTCCTGGCTCCGGTCAGGGGGGCTCCTCGGCGGTGGCTCCGTGGCAAAACCCCCGGCCTGGGGGGGCTGCGCGGGGGCCGGAGTGAGCGGGGGCTCCGGGGGCGGGGGGCTGCCTGCCCCCCGAGGCTGGGGCTGCCGCAGGGGGCTCGTGTCACCGCGGCCGAGCTGGGGGTGCCCGCGGGGCAGCCAGAACTGGTACTCGATGCCGGGGTtgggctcctgcagcagcacctggagggGGACACgggcggggctggggggagccgggagggtgggggggtgggagTGGCTGTCCCCACCCTCGTGTCCCCCTGCCCCCACCCTCACCATGACCTGCAGGTCCTCGTGGGTGGGCCCGGGTGCCTCCAGGCTCTCGGTGCCGTCGGGGGCCCGGCTGTAGGTCAGGAGGGTGCCCGCAGCCTCGTAGGGCCCCGGCCAGGCGATGGCCCAGTCCCCGTTGAGGACGTAGCGCCCGTCACTCGCCATCAGCGCTGCGGGATGGAGCGGCTCTGGCAAACCGAGTCCCCCCCCACGGTAACCGGGACCCCCGCCCGGGTCCCCACCAGAGGCCTCTCCCGGAGCGGGAGGGCAGCGTGGGCTGGGGAGCCGCGCTCGGGGCTCCGGGAATCTGCGTTCCTGTAGGATTTTGGCTCCGGGCCCGAGCCGCAGCCAAGCCCTGGTGTTCAAACCCAGGCCTGAGTCCCCAAATCCCggctgggatgggggaagggGCTCCAGCTGCATGGGAAAGAGGAcgggggatggggatggaggtccctgtcctggtgctgcaggggcCAGTCTGGCCCCGATCCAGCTCAGCCCTTCCCAAAACGCGGCCGCGGTCTCTGGAAAATTGCCCCGAGCGCTTGCGAGTTCACTGACCCCGCGGTGCTCAAAACAGCATCCGAGGGAGGGAGCGGCACGGCACGACATGGGACAAACATGGGACAAACATGGGACGGCACGGCATGACACggccacccctgccctgccctgccctgccctgcccgcaccaactgggatggactgggactGACTGGGGTGGAGGCAGTTCATGTCCTACCCAGGTAGTTGCGGCTCTTGTCCGTCACCTTGATGTGGGTGGCCCCGGCGGGGATCTTGGTCACATTCACATATCCCAAATATcctgcgggggggggggggcgggcaGAGTCAGGCCAGAGCCTGGGCAGGGCCCAGGGGACACCAcggggggacagagagggaggggatggggcaCAGGGGGGACCCGGATCTGGGGCATGAACCCAGCTGGGCCCCACGTGCTGGGACATCAGGGACATGTGGACACAGGGACCCTGAGTGCCCCCAGTACCCCTGGACACCCCTGGGGACGTAACAGACTCCCGCCCACCCCAGGAGTGACCCCTCTGCAATGAATTAAATCCCCCCCAAATGAAGGGGCTGCTCCGAGTCCTTGTCCCTGCATgtggggggacagggagggaccAAAGACAACGGGATGGGACGATGGGGAACCCAGGTGAtgccttggggacagggatggggacaggaggaCAGGGGAGCCAAGAGCCAAAGCATTCACCCATGGAGGGGGCCGGGGCAATGGTTCATTCACCGGAGGAGGGGTCCGAGCCCTGGAACAGCCGGTGCACGAGGACGCACGAGCCGTGGCCGCTGCCGCAGTGGCCGCAGGCGTCGGGGCGTGAGCCCGAGCCCAGGATCCCATCACAGCCCACGCTCTGTGGGGAGCCCAGACACCCACTCAGCACGGGGGGGGGGAAGCTCGGGACTGGGGGTCCCGGAGGTTCTGAGGGGTTCTGGCCCAGCGTGCACCCACCAGGCAGCGCCCGCCGACGCACAGGTCCGGGGAGCCGGGGCTGCAGCGGGTGCCGTCCAGCACCCGGCCAAAGCTGTAGTAGAAGTTGTGTCCCTCTGCCAGGCAGTTGAGGTCACAGAGGTTTggggctgccagagcaggaTGGGAAAGGATTGGGGtgatgctggggacagctgtgaGGCCCCAGTGATGCCGTCACCACCCCAGGACTCACCTCCGTTGAAGGGCACCCAGCGGTAGCGGGCGGAGGTGCCCAGGACGGGCTGGTTGTCGTACAGGGAGCACTGCATGGCCCGGAAGGGCACGGAGCCGCTGGGGCAGCCCTGTGGGAGCACCAGGATGGAGCCGGGGGGGCCACCatggggactggggacagcCACGTGTGTGCCGTGGAGCTCacctggagctggcacagccGGTACTGCCGCGGGTCCCCCGTGCATGGCTGCTCCTCGCTGGTCCTgcggtgacagtgacagcacgTGTGCCCTCAGGGACCCCCCAGCTCCAGCGCCACGATGTCACCACGGTGCTGGGAGTGACACGTCCCCACAGGGCAGCAGAAGAGGGCTGGGGACCCCGATGTCCCCTTGGAGCTGTACCCCAGGGTGGAGGCAGCAGGGTCTGGGTGCTGCTGAGGGTCCAGGGGGATACGAGGTGGTGGCGAGGTCgtgctgtgggatttgggagctgCCATGGGCCTGGGGACAACCCTGAGgggtctgtgctgctctgtcccCCACTCACCGCAGGCACCTCCGGCTGCGCAGGGCGACGCCGTCCCCACAcgagctggagcaggagctccaggctgcccaggacccccaggtcccccGGGGCcgagcaggggctgggggctcgGGGACCCTcgctggtgtccccagggctgggtccTGCGTGAGGAAGGTGATGGTCAGCGCTGGGGATGGGATGAAGGAGCCCGGGGGTGCCACCGTGTGTCCCAAcgccctcacctgtccccaaaccccctcaCCTGTGTCGTGCCCACCAGGCTGAgccaggccagcagcagcagccgccaCGGCCACCGGgacctgcagagcagagagcccTGAGCCCACCGTCCTAAGGGACAggggggtgacactggggtgtcCCCCGGCCCAGCATCCCCGCCGAGGTGGGGCCATCATCGAGCCCCCTTAGGGACCCCGGCGAGGGGGACAGGGTGAGGTGGGGACAATCCCAGACCCCAGGGAGGGGATGTGAGGGCAGGAGGGTGGGGGACACCGGGTGGGGGGCATCGGGTGGGTGACGCCGAGTCCTCCACACGTACCCACGCAGCCCCGGGACGGGCgacggccccgccgcccccagGGCCCCGCGGCGGGCGCCGGGCCGGGATCGCTGCCTGCCGGGGCAGGACCAGACCTGCACGCCGGGGCTCCGCGTCGCTCCCCGATCCGAATCCGGCCTCGCCATGGGGCGAGCAGGCTGGGGGGCAGCGGGGGGGGTCCCCCATAACTCATAGCACCCGATCCTGCAGCGCCCCAAAGCGCCCAGCCCGGGGGTGCGGGAGGTACCGAGGGGGTGCGGGGGATGCCGGGGTCCCATGCCCGTGTCGGGGAATTCCCCGGGCGAGCCGGTTCCGTCCCGCCGCGCAGCTCCCACGGCGACCGGAGGGTCGCGGGTGGCCACCGGCAGCCCCCGGCTCTGGGTCCCTCCAGCAGGACAGGGGAAGGGGCGGGTGGGTCGCGCTGCCGCCGCTCCGGTTGGGGGGTGTTGGGATCGTCCGGACCCCTCCGAGGTTCGGGCGGTGCCGGGTGGGTGATGCCCAGACCCTGCCGGCAGCGCGGCGGGCACcgcgtgcctcagtttccccgcAAGAGCTCCGGGAGTGCCAGGGGGGTGCGGGGCGGGGGGGTCCGCGAGGGTTAAAGCAGAAATCAGGAGCTTACCCAGCGCCGTGGGGTCCCTCGCGGGGGTCCGAGCCGCCCCCACGGCCCCCCCCGGCCATGCCGCCCCTCATCCGCGGCGTCCCGGTGGCTCAGTCCCGGCTCGGCGTCCCGGCGGCGGCGAGCGGGGGGGACCCGGGGCGAGCGGGCATCGCCTGCGCAGCTCCGGGGGGGCCGGGCGAGGcttcccccccccacacacacacaccctcccCGTTCTCCTCCCGT harbors:
- the ADAMTSL5 gene encoding ADAMTS-like protein 5, with amino-acid sequence MAGGGRGGGSDPREGPHGAGSRWPWRLLLLAWLSLVGTTQDPALGTPARVPEPPAPARPRGTWGSWAAWSSCSSSCGDGVALRSRRCLRTSEEQPCTGDPRQYRLCQLQGCPSGSVPFRAMQCSLYDNQPVLGTSARYRWVPFNGAPNLCDLNCLAEGHNFYYSFGRVLDGTRCSPGSPDLCVGGRCLSVGCDGILGSGSRPDACGHCGSGHGSCVLVHRLFQGSDPSSGYLGYVNVTKIPAGATHIKVTDKSRNYLALMASDGRYVLNGDWAIAWPGPYEAAGTLLTYSRAPDGTESLEAPGPTHEDLQVMVLLQEPNPGIEYQFWLPRGHPQLGRGDTSPLRQPQPRGAGSPPPPEPPLTPAPAQPPQAGGFATEPPPRSPPDRSQDGAAAGRCGRCRPPKGRSQRIRHFCQSDFVFHGRILARRVVGQETRYEVEVMARYLQRFPLVSREYLWVPNTCGCPALRQGGEYLLMARRHVNHEHTLNRILLQDGGYARPWTLREARLVREAARHCPHPRPP